CATTCATTCGGATCATTCTTATGATCGTATAATTCTTCTTCACCGTTGGCATACAAAATATATCGGTAACGATCATCTCGAATTGCGACATTGCCGCGATAATACTCTGTTATGGCGGGCATCTTTCGGTTGTAGTTTGGATCGGTCAACAAAGGGACCAAAGATTCACCTTGAATTTTTTCTGGCTTATCGAAGCCAGCTAATTCTAAGAGTGTCGGGAAAATATCAATCAAACTGACAGCTTTGTTGGACCGGGAATTGGCTTTAGTTAAACCTGGTACAGAAACGATTAAAGGTACTCGTGTCGACTCTTCCCACAATGTACTTTTGCGCCAATGATTTTTTTCACCCAAATGCCAACCATGATCAGACCACAATACAATAATCGTTTTTTCGGTTAATCCGGTAGTATCAAGCGCATCCAGCAAGCGTCCTACTTGGGTATCGGCATGTTTAATAGAAGCAAGATAAGCTTGCATACCCAATTGCCAGTGACCCGCTCGCTTAATGTTAGAATGCGCTGAATTTTCCAGAGAATCTGCCTTGTCATCTTTCACTTGATCTTTTCCTTGTAAAGCCCAAGCCATACCAATAGAACCGACATCATCTAAGTCATTTTCAATTGTGCTTGGAATGACAATGTTTTCTTCAGGAAACTCAGCATAAAAACGCTGTGGCACTCGCCAAAGAACATGAGGCCGGTAAATTCCTGCGGCAATAAAAAAAGGTTTGTCATGTGGTTGTTGTAGTTTATCGATCACCCATGAGACGGTTCTGGCATCCATGGTTTCATTTTCTAAATTATTTTTTAATGGATGAATATTAAATTCCCCACCCACAGAATAAACCTCCCTTTTGTCAGCAATGGCATCGGGAAATCGCTTTTTGACGTCATCCCATGCGCCTTTCTTATAGTTAAATAAATGCAGAAGTTTACCGGAGCCTGCGGTATAAAAACCGTTATTTTTATACACTTCGCTGATGGTCACATTTTTATTTACCACAGGTTTTGAAGGTACTCCATTGCGATATATTCCTGTTGTAGACGGTAGCAACCCTGTCATAACAGCTGCACGAGAAGAATTACAAACCGGACTAGCGGTATGCGCATTGGTAAACAACATTCCTCTGTTTGCTAGGCGATCAATATTCGGTGTTGATGCGTTTGGATGCCCACCTAACACGCCAACCCAGTCGTTGAGATCATCTACCGAAATAAATAACACATTATAATTTTTAGTATCAATTTTTTGGTTATCAGCGACCTCATAAGATGGTGAGGGACGCTGCACCTGTTGACTAGCAACGCAACCAGCCAAAAAATTTATAGTCAGCATTAGTGGCAATAATTTTGTTTTTGCCCGCCAGTTAAATTTATTTATATTCATCATATTCATAACTTGTTTGAGCATAAAAATCTCTTTACCTAATACTTGAGTTTTAAAATCGTTAAACGATAACAATGGCTAATCTTTGAAAAAGTTAACCATTAATAAATATGCTCTTTTATAACGAAATCAAAACCATGTTCCTTGAGCGTGGATATTTATTTGTCTTTTAACAATACCCTCTAAATGGTCCAAGCTCGCCCTTGGTTTTCATTCAATGGCATGCAAGGGTCATATTCACCCGGAATAGGCAGATAAACTGTAACTTCTCTACCGACTTTTTCACTGGTAAAATAACCAAGCAGAACTAATTGCCTAAGTTTGGTAATTTGTTTGATTTTGGTCTTGCCCTGATTTTTAAAATCGACCAGAAGCTTGGTCTGCATGGTTTGACTTAATTCAAAAAAAGCTTTTTTAAAAGTTAACAATGACGCTTCGTCTATGCTTCTAATCGCAGACAAAACCAAATCTAATTCATGTTTTTGCATGTAATTTTGACATAGCAAAGCAATGAAATCTGGCACGCCCACATCAACAGCTCCGGGTGTATCCGTTGTAGGTAACAAACAATCGCAAAAAGATTTGAGTGTTTTAGATTGCCGCGTGGAAAAAAAATCAGACTGACTATTACTAGCCAAAATCATTTCTTGCGCAATTGCAATATTTGAACTGCTCAGTGACGCAAACCCTAGCCCAGCACCAGCAATTACTCGCTGAATGAGCGCTCTCCGGCTAATTGAATTCGTCATTATAGCGTTCCTTTTTTCAAAGCGTCTGCTGCAAAAGCCGCAGCTCTGGCCGTTAGCGCCATGTAAGTTAAAGATGGATTGACACAAGATGACGACGTCATACATGAACCATCAGTCACAAACACATTTTTCACCGAGTGAACTTGATTCCACTTATTTAACACCGACGTTTTTGCATCCTGTCCCATACGCGCTGTACCCATTTCATGGATAGCGAGCCCAGGAGAGACCTTTCGATTATAAGTATTTACATTTTTATAGCCCGCATGTTCGAGCATTTCGGCTGCTGCATTCATCATATCTAAACGCATTTTGGCTTCGTTATCTTTAAACTCGGCATCAAACTCGACCAAGGGAAACCCCCATTCATCTTTTTTCGTGGTATTCAATGAGAGTTTATTTTGATGGTAAGGTAAACATTCGCCAAATCCAGTCATTCCCATACGCCAGGGTCCCGGAGCTAATAAATCGGCTTTAAAATCAGCGCCATATATTTCTAATTCTTTAATACCACGTGACCAATTTTCCCGGCTAGCTCTCCCTTGATATCCAAACCCACGCAAATAATTTGCTTGTTTGCTATTCGCGTCGATATTTCTAAATCGAGGAATGTAAAATCCACTCGGACGACGGCCTTTGTAATAATCTTCTTCACCACCTTTAATTTGGCCAGATGCACCCACCATATGGTGGTGATCCATTAAATTATGCCCCAATTCACCACTGTCGTTGCCCAAACCATGTGGAAAACGCTTAGACGTGGAGTTCATTAAAATAGCAGTGGTTGCAACTGTTGATGCACAGCAGAAGATAATTTTGGCACGAAATTCAATTTCTTCATGAGTTATTGCGTCTTTAATAAGCACACCTGTCGCTTTTTCAGTTTTATCATCATAAATAATTTTCTGAACAACCGACATTGGGCGCATCGTCAAATTGCCACTGGCATAGGCAGCTGGTAAGGTCGATGAATTACTACTGAAATAGCCGCCAAACGGACAACCTCGATCACATCTAGCTCGATACTGGCAAGGCCCTCGACCATTATGCGCTTTCGTTAAGTTAGCGATTCGACCACTAGTGACAACACGACCAAATTGTCTAAGCATGGATTCTCTAAACGCTTTTTCCATGCAATTAAGAGGCATTTCAGGTAAAAACTGACCATCAGGCAGTTGAAACAAATTTTCAGAACGGCCAGATACACCAATAAAGCGTTCAACATGATCGTACCAAGGTGCTATGTCGGCATAACGAATTGGCCAATCAACCGCAATGCCTTCTTTAGCATTAGCTTCAAAATCTAAGTCACTGAACCGATAAGAATGTCGTCCCCACGTCAGCGAACGACCACCAACATGATAACCTCGGATCCAATCGAAGCTTTTCTTCTCTAAATAAGGGTGCGAAATATCATCAACAAACCAATGCTGGTTATTTTCATTTAAATTAATTTTGTTTTGTTTTGGCTGTCGCGCCTTTTGTTCAGGAGTTAATGTACCGCGCCCTTGATAGTCCCAACTATCTTTAAATGCAGTCGGGTACTCACCATGTTTAACATCGCGTCCGCGCTCTAAAACCAAAGTTTTTAAGCCTCGTTCACTCAGTTCTTTTGCAGCCCAGCCACCACTTACGCCTGAGCCAATCACTATTGCATCAAAGTTATTTGCTTTTTGTGTATTAATCATCGCCTATTATAACTCTCTTAACCAAATATTTCTGAAGCTAACCGGATCTCTATGATCCTGCAGTTTGATAGGCTCACACCCATGAGCTTTGTCATAATGTGCTGTACCGACATAAACGGTAGGACCTTGCAGTTCAACATTATGCAATACTAATATGCCATTATGCATTGCAGTAAAACGAGCCGGCGAAGTGACTTGGCCTTTTTTATTAAATCTTGGAGCTGTGTAGATAATATCGTATTCATTCCATTGCCCAGTCGGCCTTGTTGCATTAGCGAGTGGTATATGCTGTTTATATATAGAAGCCGCTTGACCATTGCTGTAGGTTTCATTTTGATATGAATCTAGAATTTGCATTTCGTACAAACCTTGCATAAAAATGCCACTGTTGCCAAGCTGTTGGCCAGACTTTCCTACCGCTTTAGGAGGCGATTTCCATTCAATATGAAGCTGTACATCACAGTATTTTTGTTTGGTTTCAATTGCACCACTGCGAGGTTTCACTGTCATTGAGCCGTCGGTATTAACCGTCCACTGTGCTTGGCCACCTTTGCTGCTTTGCCACGCAGATAAATCACTGCCATCAAATAAAACAATCGCGTCGCTTGGTGGTTGGCCTGCTTTTAAAGCCTCGACAACTGGAACTTTTGGTTGCCAAAATTCACTGTACTGATGCGGTTTCAATGGTTTTGTCTTTTCTTTTTCACCTGCCGCGGTTGCTTGCCCCATTAGGCCAACAACAGCTGCAGTGATTAAAATAATTTTTCTTTCTTTCATTAGTATGATCTTCAAATATTTGTTGTTAAAAGACTTAATCAAGTGACTGCAAGTAAGCAATAATATCCATCAAATCTTGCTCGCTAAGTCCCAGCAGTTTGGCCGAAGGCATAATTGATTGGTCACTCGTGGTTTTGCTGACAATGTCAGTTTGAGCAATGGAGTGCATCTGCCCAGCAATAGTCTTGAGTACCACTGAAGCAGAATCAGAAACCAGAAAACCTTCAATCGATGTGTTATCGGTTTTTTTGATCTTGACTGTTTCAAAGCCAAAAGACATTGCAGCTGATGGGTTGATGATTGAGTCGAGCAAATATTCTGTACCGAACTTTTTTGCAATAGCAGTTAAATCCGGTCCAATATCACCACCTTCTTGACCGATTTTATGACAAGTAAAACAGACAGCTCGACCATTAAACAAAGCTTCTCCTCGCTCAACATCTCCGGTTAAAGCCAAAATTTGCTTAATGGTTCGGTATTCGCCAGCTTGAGTTTGCGCACTTCCACCATCGTGATAAACCTTAAAGCGAATATTGGCCTTGGGCTCATTATATTTTTTGCGTTGGACTTTGTGATCGACTCTCCCTTGCGCAACAAAACGAACAAATTGATGCCCAGATAAACTATAAAACAGAGTCGAAGGTGCGTTAACCCCTAAGCCTCCAATCAACTTTTGACTGCCCGGTAAGGTAATTGGCAAACCTCTCGCCGTCATATTCTTAGCGATATAACCCTGCTTTGTATTAGCCGCGCTCCAAGGAAAATCTCGCAATGCAACTCGGCTACCTTCGGCATCTATAAAATAGGCATTTACCCAAAGCCCCAAACCCCAATTTAAGTTTGGATCATCTTGTTCAACTTCTAAATACAATCGATTTGCACCGGTGATATCTAAATCAATATCGGCAATTTGTTTTGGCTTATTTAATATTTCACTTTGATAAGCAGGTTGCTCAATGGTAATGGGGACTGGTGCTTGCATCGGCTTTTGCTTTGGCAACTGCGCTGCCAAGTTAAACGCTCTCAAATCATTCGTATCTCGATTTCTAACCCACCAATCAGTATAAACTCTCGTATCGTCAGGACCATTTATTGCAAGTTCGAGCATGTATTGACCCGCTTGTTGAGTCGAAATAAACGCTAGCGCATCGATTGACGCTTTGCGAGTAGTTATACCAAACGACTCATTGCGAGCTCGTTTGTAAAAATCACTGGCCGCTTGTCTAGGGTGCAATCGCCAAGCTAAATCGGTAAATTGCTCACTCCATTTATTCGCGTCATCCGTCGCTAATTTTTGATGCAATACTTTATAAACCTTAGGTTCATCACCTTCGCTTGCTGTACCGATAGCTTCTAAAAGCCAAGGATCTTTTGTTTTATATTGCTCAGCTAACTTGAGGATCAGCGCCTGTTTTTGAGTAAAGTCTACATCCCGCAATGATAATGCAATTTCACGCAATAAAGCAGGATGATCTCGCCCAATTAACTGTTTAGCTAAAGCTAGTTTTAATTCAGGAGCAACGGTTAACATGGCTCTATATGCGGTAATCACATACTGTTGGTTAGTTGATTTTAATAAACCTGATACTTCAGCTAATCCGCGTTCTCCCAAATTGGCCAGAACCCAAATTGCACGCGCTGCAATATACTGATTATCGTGTTTTAACAGTCTTTTAAGTGCAGGCATTGCGCTTATTCCTGATTTAACCAACCGATGAAAGCCCAGCATGCGTACGCTTGGTGCAGGACTTTTTAACGCTTCAATTTGACCTTGAACTTGGGTTAAATCTATATCGGGAACATTTAAACGCTTATTTTTAGGGGCTATTCGGTAAATACTGCCATGACTAAGTTGATCCGACATTTTGTGGCCCCCAACGCCAGGGTCAAACCAGTCACTCAAGTAAATGGCGCCATCTGCCCCAATTGCGATATCAGAAGGCCTAAACCAAGTATGCAAATTGCTGGGAGTTGCAGTATGATTTGACTTAGTGCTGACAAAATTTAATCGATTGCCTAAATCAAATCCTGCACCATCAGGTTTAGGATGGTAGCCAAAAATCACACTTAAAGCCGATTCAGCACTGAGCAACATGCCTTCATATTCTTTACCCAAAGCGCCATTTTCATAATAGGCAATACCAGTTGGCGCCCCCGCACCATATACATCACCAGCAGGCAAAATGCCTGGGTCTTGCTGGCGCCACTCAGCAACCGCTACAGGCTGACCGGGTCTTTGATCGGCACGCCAAGTTCTTGCACCGTCATTTGATGCAAACCCCAAATTACCATATTTCATTAACCAAGTAGTGCGGCATGCTGGCGGATCATCATTATCATTTTGAAATACATCACCAAATGAATTCACGACTAACTCATAACTATTTCTGAAATTATGACCAATCACCTCCATTCCAGTACCATCTTGTTCAATTCTTAACGCGACGCCGCCTACATAAACACGCCCATCATCACTTTTTAAACCCGGCTGGTTGTTTTTTTGATAAGGGGATCCGCCAACATAAGACGAACCAGCTCTAAGTGTCCAGCCCGACTTATCCTTAACTATATGCGGGCCAGCATTGCCTGTTGCCGTATACAGTGCGCCATCAGGCCCGCTAACAAACGCATGCAAAGAATGGTCATGATCTAATCCTCCGAACCCAGTTAAAAAGATTTCTCGCTTATCTACCTCAGGTTCAAACACCAAATTTCGGTTTACATCTGTATATTTGATAAGGTTTGGCGCACTGGCAACATAAATTTCATTGTCAAACACAGAAATACCTAAAGGCGCAACCAGAGCTTCCTCTTGGACAAATACAGTTGACGTTTCCGCCTTACCATCACTATTTTTATCTTCGAGCACAACAACCCTGTCTCCTTTAGGAAAATTGAGCCCTTTATTTTTGTTAGCATTAAAAGTTCGGTAATTAACCGCCTCAGTTACCCAAACTCGGCCTTTGATATCTATGTCCATATTCGTTGGGTTATAAAAATCTGGCGATTTAGCCCAAACTTTTATTTCTAAATCATCAGGCAAATTAAATAAACTGGCGGGTACAAGTTCAGGTTGAGTTGATTCTGCTTGCTGAGCATGGAGAGGCCACAAACATAGCAGTAATCCCCCAGTGCTCCCTAATAGGCTAAATAATTTATAAATCATGGTATAACTCTTCTTATCAACAGAATAAGTTTTGGCACTTTTAGCCATGAGTTTTTATTGTTACATCTATGCTTCTATATGCCTGAATCAAGTCTTTTTCTCCGTCTACCCCTTTATTTTTAATTCCGTGTTCTGCGCCAATAATGCCGTTATAGCCTTGTTTGTGTAACCAGGTCATAATGTTATTATAGTTAATCTCGCCAGTTCCCGGCTCTTTACGACCTGGTACATCGCCAATTTGAATATAGGCAATCTCATCCCACGCATCAGCCATATTTTGAATCAGGTTTCCCTCTGTTATCTGTTGATGATATAAATCATCCAAAATTTTGCATGAGGCGCTGTCTACCATTTTGCAAATTTCATAGGCTTGCGAAATCCGTGTTAAAAAGCAATTAGGGTGGTTTTGATAATTAAGTGGCTCTAGTACCATAACAAGGCCAGACTTTTCACAAACTTCCGCCATATAACTTAAGTTTTCAACCACGTTTTTGGTTTGGTATTCAACTGGTAAGGTTAAGTCGATTGTGCCAGGTACTATTGTGCACCACTTGGCTCCACAGCGTTTTGAGATTTCTACAGCTTGCTCCATCTTCTTAGTTAGCATCGCTTTGACTTGTTTCTTATCCACACTTCTTTTATCAAAATGATCGAGTCGATTACCTGCGAAAATTGGGTTTTTAAAGTCGCCATAGGCGACAAAGACCCCCATTTCCATACCCAGTTTTGCCAACAAATCCCCAATCGCCTGTTGTTCTTTTTCAAAGCGATTTGGCATCCGATTATCTTCCCATGCCCTAAACCCCATATCGTGAGCATAGCGAATTTGATCCAAAATATTGTTGCCAGCTAAATTCTTAAAGTGATTGACGTGAGGCGCAAACTTCATTGTAAACGCGCCGTTTTCAGATTTTTTTTCTGTGGAGGTTGCCTGAAACGAAACACCTGAAGCCGCTAACCCAAAGCTTGACGCCAACACCCCTTTTGTAAAATTTCTGCGTGAAATTTGTACGTTTTTATTCATCATGATGAATTTCTCGCTGTTGTATGTAAGCACAGTCACCAGACTGTGCTATTGCTACTTGTTAGCTAATACCTAACAGTCTGGGTCTGAAAAACTACATCTCAACTTGTTAAAGTCGTTATGAAAGTTGTAATTCAGTTGTAGTTTGTCACCATCAGTTAATTTAACTGTGCGATTTACGTATATGCCATTTAAGATCCACGGATCGGTGCTTTGGTCAAACTGGGTACCTATGGTTTGCCTAAAGGCGTAAAAACCTGCCGCAAATTGAGGATAGCTGTTAAACACTTTGTAGCTCGCATCTAGATAGTCTTGGTTATCAGCATACCAAGCATTCATAGTAACAAAATCATCCCACTGGGCTTTGCTAGTTGCACCATCTACTTGAATCAATTGGCTCAAATATTCATGCACTAACATATCGCTGTTATAGCCATATTTAGTCGCGAAATTAGCATTTAACTGATCTTTAGTATGGTTTTTCCATTTACGCATAAATGAAAATTCAGTGGTAATAATGTTTTTATTACCTAAGTTAATATCTTGCGTTACATAATCCATCACTTGTTTAATTTCGTCGTAAGTAGAGTGGTGAATATGTACGTCTACGCCTGCAATACCAGCTGTATCCCGCGCGTATTCGAGTAACTTAGTGCTTTGTTCGTTACGCCAGTTATTCGAGTGTTGCAGGTTGTTAAATGCTCCTATATAAACCGGAGTTTGTGAATTTTGCTCTGTTTTATAATCCATCACAAATTCAGCCATAGTTATATAAAAATCAGCTAAACCCGGTGCATTTCCGCCAGGGCGATATTCGTCAGGTACTTCAATGAATGGTTCGTTGCCCACCACGATTAAATCTATACTATCCCACATGTGCTCTAACATAGTACGGGTATGAGCTAAAAATAAATCCATTTCCGCAGTGCCCGCAGTTGGGAAAGGTTTAGTACCGCCGTTTCCGTCAGGATAAGCACGAACTCTGCCCGTTTGTGGGTCATTGGTGTTAAAATCCCATTTCATATTAAAGGCAACTTTATGACCACGCGCTTTTAATGCTTTTAGAGCTTTTAAGTCGGCTTCGGCATTTAAACGTTTATTTGAATTTGGCTCTAACTCCATTAAATCAAATTGTTGAGCAAAACCTCGTACCCATTTTGAGTCGAGCGCATCAACTGCGGCTACAACATCAGTATTTTTACCATCTATTTGAGCGGTGAAATCACCGTTGGCGTAATCTTCAATAATTTGATTAAAGTTAATGCCGTAAAAGGCTTCAATTTGGTTGCGGGCACTAAAAATAGCCTGCTGATTACCTACGTGTACAACTACGTGGGCTATTGCCCCCATATCTTTGGAAAGTTCTGGGGTTTTAACCTGTAAACTTTGCCCTGGCGCAATTTTAACTATGGTGTCAGCTGCAACATAATCACCACCATCAATCGATATCATGCCACTTTCAACATACGCCGCAACAGGGACGTTAAAACCTTCTGGTGTAATTGCATCGGATACAGCAAATTGTGGTACTTCATCGGTTGAAGGCGTTAATTTGGTTTTTTCAGCAATGTTAAAAGCGTTCACCGAGGTAGTTTGTGTTGATGTTGTCACCACAAACTCAGAGCTGTATTCGCCATTATCACCTAAAGCTAATTGTGCTGAAGTTGATTGGTTAAATTCAGCCGATGACGTTACGCGCACAACTATTTCATCTCGGTTTTTCACTGTGCCAGCTGCAGAAGTAAACTGACCACCGTTAATGCTATATTCACCTCCAAAAATCTCAATGGGTATATGTACACCAATACCTAAACCAAAAATTTTTATCATATCCGATTCTTGCCAGCTATTTGGCAATAGGGCGGTTTTAGAAGAAAATTGAATACTACTTAAGTCGGGCGTGGTGCTTTCTGCAGGTAACTCAGTTTTTAAGCGAGTCTGACTACGGGTGTTATCGTCGATAATACAGCCGCTTATGCCAATAGCTAAAGCAAGTACACTTCCTACTATTCTTAGTTGTTTTTTGTTAATTAAATTAGTCATAATTTGTCTCACTCAATAGCCGATTATTGTGTTTTGCGTGATAAGTAAACACGTGCACCAGTTTCAATATCCACTGCGTATACCGCACCACTAAAGTCTGTCGCAAATAAATAACCGATTTGCGGCGAATACGATACATGGTCGATGCGTGTGGTCATCGGGTTAGCTTTACCATCGTTTGAGTCGCTAATGATGCGCAAGGTTTTACTACCATCTAGACTGATCGCGTGTACGCGGTCATATTGTTCATCCGAATCCGTACCAACAAATTCAGCAACAATCAGCTCGTCATTAACACTGTTGAAGTCCATTGACGTGATAGTGGCTAACTCAGTTTCAGCTGTGTCGTTGTTCCAATAAACAATAGGAGAGTTGGCTTGCACTGTGGCAGCTGCAAACTTAATTTCTGCCTGAAGATTCTGAATATCGTTGGTTAACCTTGTTTGTGCATCTTCATCATTTGCATCAACCGCCGCCACAAGCTGTGCTTGTAAATCCGAAAGTTGAGCGCTGCGCACTGAATTTCCATCATCTTTCATACTGAAGCTGAATAATCTTTCGGCAGCTGAGGTTGTTCCACGGTTTGCATGGCGAGAGACAAAAATCATTTCATCGTGATTATCAGTTTTAGGTACTAAAGCTAAACCTTCTGGCGCGAAATTCAAAGAGTCGGTTAAGTTTTGCAAGCGACCGCCAGTTGTACTAGCCACATCTGCATTCATATTTATCCAGCGGTATACGAGGTTACCATTTGGATGACCGATGGAGTCTACTGTGATAATACGATCACGTTTTTTGTCTACCAGCATTTCCTCTAAATCTTCATTACCTGATGAAGGCGCGAATGTGTCGCCTTTACCATCAGAACCATCAGCAACTGGGCCTTGAGTGATATCGTATTGCGATATTGCTGTTTGTTCATTAAAGCCTTGCCAGCTTGATACATATAAAGTGGAATTGTTTATTGCTAATCCACGGCCATTGTTAAATTGTGAGCCGGGTGGTCTAACAAATGGGGTTATTTCAGCTGTATTTAAGTCTATTTGGTACACCCATCGTTTAGCAAGTGGCCCTCGGTCAATCACAAATATTCTGTCGTTGGCTAAATCGATCGCCATTTCAGATGGTAACGCTAATAGATTATTGCCTTCTGGAAATGAATCTGAGTCGCTACCACGGGTTATATTAAAGTTAGATGGTGTATCTGCCGTTTGTCCATCAGCGTCTGTTACAATTACCTCAAAGCTGTGGGTAGCTAACGTTTCAAGCGGCACTTCTACTTGCCAACTTGTAAAATTGTCAGTGCTCTGTGCACTATAAGTTTGACCGGTTGTTGTGTTTTTTACTTCAACTTTGTTAATTTCACCAGACAAGCTCGCATCAGCATCTGACGCGCTGCCGCGTACCAAAATACTATCGCCAGTTGTCATAGAGGTTTTAGGCGGAAAAGCTAAGTTGAGTTGTGGTTTTGCCAAACCATTGTTTACGTAAAAGCTTTCACTGATTAAAACATCCCCATCACATTGCTCTGTACCGATAAATACAGTTGCCGTTGTCTCAGCATCTGCTTCAGGTGCAGTTGTTACCTGTACCCGAATTTCATCGCCATCACTTACTTTTCCCGCATCTGTCAAAAATGGGCCATCGTTAATACTATAAGCCCCATTCTCAATTCTGATATCAGCCTCAGCATCAAGACCACTTACAATAAAAGCTTCTGATATATATTGAGTGTTAGCATCAGCTTGAAATGGAATATCTTTAATCTCAAAGGGATCTGGTATTAAATTTGGGTGAGTTTTAATTTCAAGTAAAGTGGTTTTACCACCAACTGTAGCCAAATAGGAGGTGTTCTGGTTATAACTATCCGGCGCAGTTAATTCAAATATTAAACTGTCATCTTGAGCAATAGTGCCGCTGGAAACAAATTCTGCACTCTCTTCCCAATTACCCGCTTTAAACTTTCCTCCAACTACAGAAACAGATAAGGGCTTATTGACACCGCTAATTTGAATTTTATCGGTTGTAACTGTTTGTGCCGGACAATAGCTGCTAACCCCACCATTGGTAATTAAAGTTATATCTTCCGGTACAGTATCATCAGTTTCAACTCCTGAAATACCTTCATTACATGCAACTAGACTAAGCACCAGAGGCAATAATGTAAAAGGCACTAAGTCTCTTTTTTTATTAAATAATTTCATATTTCACCTTTAAAATTTGAACTCTTGCTTAAAAAGTTGCACGAATACCAACGCTATAAAAACGACCCGTATTAGTAATATCGTTTGGTAGTTGTAAGTTGTTTGGATTGCGAACATCCAAATGATAACTTTCAATATTTGAATCAGTTAAATTCGTAACACTACCCAGTAAACGTACATTTTTAGCTAATTTAAAATTAACGGTTAAATCCAACTGCCCATCAGGTCTGATTTGTTCAGCGGTTGCGTTTCCCGCTAAGCGACGGTTATATGCGCTTTGGCGCTGCCAAGCAAAGCGCACTGAACCATATTGACCCTCATGATACAAAATGATGTTTTCCATATACTCAGAAACATTAACAGCGCGGGCAATTACTACATCTCTTTCACCGGTCATCAATGGCGAAAACGCATCATCCACTGCATTGGTATCATTCACAGACCAATTAGCCTCTACGCCAAACCCATCGAAATTTGCAGGTAAAAAAGTAAAAGCATGACGATATGAAAACTCCAGTCCTTGAAACCAGTAATTCGTATCAGCATTGACAGGCGTTCGAATTTCAACCGGTGCAGTTGTTGTATCCGTGCTGTTTGGATCTCTTGAGCGATCAAACTCCATCTCTTCACGAGTTAACGCTTCAGTTAAGTAAGCGCCCACTTTTTTATAATAATAAGCAAGCGATAATGACATATCTTGATTCGGATACCACTCAAGTGATAAGTCAGCCTGATTAGCAGTAAAGGGATCCAACGCGGGTTGGCCTTCTTTGATCATCACAGCTTCTGCCGAATTTGCGCCTACGTTGACTGAGCGTGTGCTGGATAAATCACTAAAAGGGGCACGTGATAAAGTACGCGCTGCAGCTAAACGCAAATACCATTCACTCGTTAAT
The sequence above is a segment of the Catenovulum adriaticum genome. Coding sequences within it:
- a CDS encoding PVC-type heme-binding CxxCH protein, giving the protein MIYKLFSLLGSTGGLLLCLWPLHAQQAESTQPELVPASLFNLPDDLEIKVWAKSPDFYNPTNMDIDIKGRVWVTEAVNYRTFNANKNKGLNFPKGDRVVVLEDKNSDGKAETSTVFVQEEALVAPLGISVFDNEIYVASAPNLIKYTDVNRNLVFEPEVDKREIFLTGFGGLDHDHSLHAFVSGPDGALYTATGNAGPHIVKDKSGWTLRAGSSYVGGSPYQKNNQPGLKSDDGRVYVGGVALRIEQDGTGMEVIGHNFRNSYELVVNSFGDVFQNDNDDPPACRTTWLMKYGNLGFASNDGARTWRADQRPGQPVAVAEWRQQDPGILPAGDVYGAGAPTGIAYYENGALGKEYEGMLLSAESALSVIFGYHPKPDGAGFDLGNRLNFVSTKSNHTATPSNLHTWFRPSDIAIGADGAIYLSDWFDPGVGGHKMSDQLSHGSIYRIAPKNKRLNVPDIDLTQVQGQIEALKSPAPSVRMLGFHRLVKSGISAMPALKRLLKHDNQYIAARAIWVLANLGERGLAEVSGLLKSTNQQYVITAYRAMLTVAPELKLALAKQLIGRDHPALLREIALSLRDVDFTQKQALILKLAEQYKTKDPWLLEAIGTASEGDEPKVYKVLHQKLATDDANKWSEQFTDLAWRLHPRQAASDFYKRARNESFGITTRKASIDALAFISTQQAGQYMLELAINGPDDTRVYTDWWVRNRDTNDLRAFNLAAQLPKQKPMQAPVPITIEQPAYQSEILNKPKQIADIDLDITGANRLYLEVEQDDPNLNWGLGLWVNAYFIDAEGSRVALRDFPWSAANTKQGYIAKNMTARGLPITLPGSQKLIGGLGVNAPSTLFYSLSGHQFVRFVAQGRVDHKVQRKKYNEPKANIRFKVYHDGGSAQTQAGEYRTIKQILALTGDVERGEALFNGRAVCFTCHKIGQEGGDIGPDLTAIAKKFGTEYLLDSIINPSAAMSFGFETVKIKKTDNTSIEGFLVSDSASVVLKTIAGQMHSIAQTDIVSKTTSDQSIMPSAKLLGLSEQDLMDIIAYLQSLD
- a CDS encoding hydroxypyruvate isomerase family protein, which translates into the protein MMNKNVQISRRNFTKGVLASSFGLAASGVSFQATSTEKKSENGAFTMKFAPHVNHFKNLAGNNILDQIRYAHDMGFRAWEDNRMPNRFEKEQQAIGDLLAKLGMEMGVFVAYGDFKNPIFAGNRLDHFDKRSVDKKQVKAMLTKKMEQAVEISKRCGAKWCTIVPGTIDLTLPVEYQTKNVVENLSYMAEVCEKSGLVMVLEPLNYQNHPNCFLTRISQAYEICKMVDSASCKILDDLYHQQITEGNLIQNMADAWDEIAYIQIGDVPGRKEPGTGEINYNNIMTWLHKQGYNGIIGAEHGIKNKGVDGEKDLIQAYRSIDVTIKTHG